The nucleotide window TTGCTTTTTACGGCACTGCTCCTACAAACATCGTTTGGAAATTTGATGTAATGGATATGCAGGACAAATTTACCATCAAAGGCAATATCCAAAAGCTTTCAGCGGATAATGTAAATTTATTTGTGAGACCTTATCTCAATATCACGCTGGATGGAAAAATTGATTATCTGAAATTTGATTATTACGGAACGAATGCCGGAATTGCAGGAAAGTTCTATTTTAAATACAACGATATGTACGTTAATTTCCTTAATAAAAAAGGCAAGGAACGCAAAGTGCTGTCAACTGTCGCAAACTGGTTCGTAAAAGATGAATCGAAAGGTGAACCAACGCATGTAGTGATTGAGAAAAAACGCGATCCGGACAAGAGTTTCTTCAATATGCTGTGGCAGGGCATTATGGAAGGACTCAAAAAGTATGTGATCTAATAAGCAATCAAAAGTTAACAATTTCTTAACAATAAAATTTCTCTTAGGAACTATCTTTGATACTGTTGAGAAAATAAAAGTTATGAATTTTTTTGATCTTTACGTTAGATCTGTATATTTTGAAAATGGCAATATTGGAAAGCTGAAACTTTCTATAAAACATTTTGTCTTCGGAATAATCAATTTGCCACTATTAATTATCTGGGCAGTTTGGAAAGGTCTTTTTCAATAGAGATAAAAAAATCATATCGGAAACTCCACTTTGAAGCCGATTCCACGCACGGATTCGAACTTGATCCTGTCGTCTTTTTGAAGATATTTCCGAAGTCTTGTCATAAAAACATCCAGACTTCTGCCGAGGAAATAGTCATTTTCGCCCCAGAGATTTTCTAGGATTTCTTTTCGGTTGATAATCTTATGATTGCTTCTGGAAAGCATAAGCAAAAGTTCGGACTCCTTCTCTGTTAACTGAATGGTTTCGGATTCAAATTTCAATTGGAGCTGCGATGGAATGAAGGCATAATTTCCGATTTTTATAATATCTTTTGCAGAGTTCTGTTGTCTTTTCAGAATGTTTTTGATGCGCAGAATCAACTCTTCCGGTTCGCAAGGTTTTGTGATGTAATCGTCGGCGCCGAGTTTTAAACCCAAGATTTTATCAATACTTTGACCTTTCGCGGTTAGAAATAGGAAGGGAATATCAGAGGTTTTTCTGATTTCTTTTGAGAGTTCGAAACCGTCCATAAAAGGAAGCATCACGTCCAAAATCGCCAATTGATAATCTTGGATGATTTCTTTATTATTAATGATAAATTCGGGATTCGGAATCCAATTGACCTCGAAATCTGAGAATTCCAGATATTGTTTTAAAACCATTCCCAAGTCTGCATCGTCTTCTACCAAAAAGATTTTAGTTTTCATTTGGAATCTGGATTTTAAAAGTTACACCTTTGCCAAGATTGGATTTTACAGAGATTTTTCCTTTGTATTTATCAACAATGGATTTCACCAAAAATAAACCAACACCCAAACCATTGATGTTCAGATTTTCGGCTCTGGAAACGCGGTAATATTTATCAAAAATAAATTTCAAATCGTCTTTTGGAATTCCGATTCCGTCGTCGGAGATTTCGATTTCAAGATTGTCATTAATGATAATATCAAGATTTTTTGCGCCGTATTTTACAGAATTATCGATGAGATTATCCATCATTTGTGTGAAGTCGTTTTGACGAAAAACATTGTTCTTTAGTAAATCCAGATTAATCTTAAAGTTAATGTCTCTGTAAGTTTTTTTGATGTTCGCAAAGTAATTTTCCATTTCCATCTTATCCATCAAAACATCTTCAGAATCCGAATGGTGAATGGACTTTACAATATTTTCCAAACGTTTGATTTGACGTTCCAGCAAAGCTTTGGTTTCAGAATCTGAGGTTTGGACGATGGAAAATTTCAACGTTGTGATTGGCGTGTTCAGTTCGTGTGCGATGGAATCGATGGTGGTGTGAAGTTGCGAGATTTTCTTTTCTTGGCGATTCAGGTTTTTTAAACTGTTCCAGAATAAATAAACAATTAAAATCACAATCAATAAACTAATGATAATCAACGGAATCACTTTTTTGAAAATCAGAAACTCCATATTCAGCAATTGAAATGTCGCCTTCGATTTTACGAGATAGAAATGTTTTTCATCGAGATTCAAATCCGTGTTTTCTCTGGATTGATGGCTAGACCATTTGCCTTCGTACATCAAAATCGGTGCGGTCATTTTGTTCAACGTTTGAAAAAGAATGATAGAACGATTCTTGGGCAAAAGTTCTTCATTTTTCACTTCATCAAGAACGGAAAACACTTCGTTTTTGATGGCAATCTTAAAATCACTGTCGCCAATATTTTTCTTTAGAATCTGCTCGAGTTGCTTGCTGTGAAATGGTTCTGATGTGTAAATCCTTTCTGGGTGAATGATTTTTTCTTTCTGAATTGTGATTTCTGTTTTGAGCCTTTCGAAATCGCCAACCAACTTGTCATCCCGTTTGTCATTGTCATATTTTTCCATTTCATCAAGCACTTTATCGGCAATCAATCGGGCTTGTCGAGTCAGGTCTTTTTCCTCCAATCGGTAGGAATTGTGGATGTAATACGCCTGAAGCGCAACCAAAATAATCAGGCTGAAGGTGAACAAAATGATGGTGATGTTTCTCTTGCGATTCATAGTTTTTCATAGGAATGAATTCCTATGTTGGGATATGGTCGTCCCAATGGGACTTTGGTTGGTTAAAATTTCCAAGTTCAAAAATACAATCAAATTTCTTTCAAAAATAGCATTAACCGTCCGTTAACCCTTCATTAACAAAACTTTGATGTAAACTGTCTCAATTTTGGAGAAAATTAATGAAATGAAATATTACATCACAATTTTGCTGATATTCCCAATTTTGATTTGGAGTCAAAGCGTCAAAGGACATCTTGAAAATGAAAATCAGGAGCCTATTTCGGACGGCATTATTCAAATTAATGAAAATAAAATTTACAATTCTGATGCGCAAGGGAATTTTGTGATTGATGGAATCTCGTCGTTTCCAGTTTCTTTAATCATCAAAAAATCGGGTTTTCGGGATTATGAATTGACGCTCGAGGAAAGTGATTTGGCATTGAATATTATCCTTAAAAAAGATACTTTGAACAACATCGAAGCGGTGACCATCAAAGCAAATAAACCTTTATTGAAAAGGAAAATCGACCGATTGGAATTCAATATCGATAATACACCACTTCAAAATCTGAACGCTTGGGATATTTTGAAAAGCACGCCGAACGTCTTGGTGAAAAATGAAGAATTGAGCGTTCGTGGGAATTCGCAAATCATCGTGACCATTAATGATAAAAAAACTTTGATGACGCAGGAACAACTGAAACAACTTCTAGAGAACACCGATGGAAGCAACGTCTCGTCCGTGGAAGTCATCACCAATCCGCCTGCGAAGTATGAAGCTCAGGGAAGCGCCATCATTAATATTAAAATGAAAAAAAATGTGCTTTCTGGTTACAAAGGACGGATTTCGACGCGTTATCATCAATCGATTTATGCGAAAGGAATGATTGGAACGGCGCAATCTTACAATACGGGAAAATGGCAACTGAGCGGGAATTACAATTTTGTGACGGGCGATTACGTTCGGAAAAATTTCGATGTCGTGACTTTCAACAATGACAAAACACGCTGGGAAAGCGATATGACGCGGAAAACGCACGCACACGAGCAACATATTTACAATTTCGCCGGACAATACAGTTTGGATAGTTTGTCAACCGTTCAGTTTGGTTTTGATGGCTACAATGCGCCGAATAATAACGGTCATTACAAGGTTCCGACGAATATTTATAGTACGGAAAATGGTCAATTGCAGTCCAACTATTTGACATCGAATCAGAAAAATCAGTTTAATAATAGTTTTAATTCTTATTTGGTTTTTGATAAGAAATTTGTTGACCAGAATTTGACCTGGACCAATAATTTCAGTACTAAAAAATATAAGGAAAATCAGGACATTGAAACGCAACTGAATTTTGTGGACCAGCCGGAAGATTACAACCGATTTGGAAGTAAAAATATGCAGAATATTTCGCTTTACTCTTCGCAGTTGGATTATCGATTGACAAAGGAAAAATTCACGTTGGAAGGTGGAATTAAATATAGTTTTGTACATAATGAAAACGACTTGGATTTTTTTGATGGAACT belongs to Chryseobacterium sp. KACC 21268 and includes:
- a CDS encoding response regulator transcription factor, with protein sequence MKTKIFLVEDDADLGMVLKQYLEFSDFEVNWIPNPEFIINNKEIIQDYQLAILDVMLPFMDGFELSKEIRKTSDIPFLFLTAKGQSIDKILGLKLGADDYITKPCEPEELILRIKNILKRQQNSAKDIIKIGNYAFIPSQLQLKFESETIQLTEKESELLLMLSRSNHKIINRKEILENLWGENDYFLGRSLDVFMTRLRKYLQKDDRIKFESVRGIGFKVEFPI
- a CDS encoding sensor histidine kinase; the encoded protein is MNRKRNITIILFTFSLIILVALQAYYIHNSYRLEEKDLTRQARLIADKVLDEMEKYDNDKRDDKLVGDFERLKTEITIQKEKIIHPERIYTSEPFHSKQLEQILKKNIGDSDFKIAIKNEVFSVLDEVKNEELLPKNRSIILFQTLNKMTAPILMYEGKWSSHQSRENTDLNLDEKHFYLVKSKATFQLLNMEFLIFKKVIPLIIISLLIVILIVYLFWNSLKNLNRQEKKISQLHTTIDSIAHELNTPITTLKFSIVQTSDSETKALLERQIKRLENIVKSIHHSDSEDVLMDKMEMENYFANIKKTYRDINFKINLDLLKNNVFRQNDFTQMMDNLIDNSVKYGAKNLDIIINDNLEIEISDDGIGIPKDDLKFIFDKYYRVSRAENLNINGLGVGLFLVKSIVDKYKGKISVKSNLGKGVTFKIQIPNEN
- a CDS encoding outer membrane beta-barrel family protein codes for the protein MKYYITILLIFPILIWSQSVKGHLENENQEPISDGIIQINENKIYNSDAQGNFVIDGISSFPVSLIIKKSGFRDYELTLEESDLALNIILKKDTLNNIEAVTIKANKPLLKRKIDRLEFNIDNTPLQNLNAWDILKSTPNVLVKNEELSVRGNSQIIVTINDKKTLMTQEQLKQLLENTDGSNVSSVEVITNPPAKYEAQGSAIINIKMKKNVLSGYKGRISTRYHQSIYAKGMIGTAQSYNTGKWQLSGNYNFVTGDYVRKNFDVVTFNNDKTRWESDMTRKTHAHEQHIYNFAGQYSLDSLSTVQFGFDGYNAPNNNGHYKVPTNIYSTENGQLQSNYLTSNQKNQFNNSFNSYLVFDKKFVDQNLTWTNNFSTKKYKENQDIETQLNFVDQPEDYNRFGSKNMQNISLYSSQLDYRLTKEKFTLEGGIKYSFVHNENDLDFFDGTRESIIYNPLKSNLFDYKENIFAVYVSSEYKLKKWELKAGLRSETTAIKTKSDNPTVENNRTRTGLFPTFYAMYTLNDDQQLGFSYGKRIDRPNYDFLNPSRSYYNLYYYFQGDANLKSTIIHNLSLTYTVKNWNFETYFSYIKDPSMEISIQNPETFETVYNFTNIDHGKNMGANVSKSFSIKPYWKLNVFAMGEYQENYFMGVDQILYKNDVFFYNTNLSTQITLDKAKTWDLNVGYVYNSKTIQGSFDISSSQNTYVIINKKMFDKKLEAGLVFNDIFKTDKNTISTNYANQNQYFKDYRDTRYFIINLKYNFGNQKVKEAKAGNKTEEQKRL